A window from Osmia lignaria lignaria isolate PbOS001 chromosome 8, iyOsmLign1, whole genome shotgun sequence encodes these proteins:
- the LOC117608848 gene encoding uncharacterized protein LOC117608848, whose translation MIEFEAECLEEDPEAREFFETLNRSRKPLKDANLKDEEAGGPSMIVEESKEKSREFVAPPSEVAMEQGKGGTPGKKKGNKKKESTDHSVKSTANVRIGLEESRKVRKRAAEEETEINEEGSKRDKKEGEEFVVDNSPLAGAKRATTPVRQVGTPLKDKTEGETIEGIAEKDAIPLGRKTNRRIERGEGNQFYVEELRSKEYMITMVLGRECTSKFKRNNIVKIYKILGSRSRFLRGLKMVGFNKAEITFSDMAAANAILKMAEQEGAGFEAFLPERKKTRKGVITEWEDSIEDLEDFIMPGQGEFKFERMKKKVVKDGKSVWTEGVAILVTVKGDRLPTDLKIGAGHVALRIFPYVEQVKQCYKCFAYGHVQMQCRSLKKCLVCLGREHGACDKTPVCLNCGGNHTSLSKTCWIHQREKLIRKVMAYKNVAYATAKGIVASQLGENWDEEDLGRDAGSRDYPMLPTRRTEWWEAKEVPMEDELELLKEAKKKVEGDRVGIRRWESFSENMRRKQAGGRSRGRGRLRLEEYAVEDRSPRTQGVTINVANRFDSLQQEEVETGQKEAEYVFGEGLPVERAIKRMSKMEQRAQERIIGQLEKKRDEEFLSDLMKLIKEKGYEQEVERMLNDNKREDQRTEDEEYAYWNTTRHRPNWDIPIPEKTREKLRRRKEKYEAQKAAKEAQEQTLEDIAVRAHQQYGWTKERANQEDDYRRGRLEDLMIRIEGRVCGNRETFNDE comes from the coding sequence ATGATTGAATTCGAGGCAGAATGTCTGGAAGAGGATCCCGAGGCTAGGGAATTTTTTGAAACTCTCAACAGAAGTAGAAAACCGTTGAAGGATGCCAACCTCAAGGATGAAGAAGCTGGTGGCCCAAGCATGATAGTGGAAGAAAGCAAAGAGAAGAGTAGGGAATTCGTAGCCCCCCCTAGTGAGGTGGCTATGGAGCAGGGGAAGGGTGGTACCCCTGGGAAAAAGAaggggaacaagaagaaggagtctACAGATCATTCTGTGAAGAGTACGGCTAATGTAAGGATAGGATTGGAAGAGAGTAGAAAAGTAAGGAAAAGAGCGGCGGAAGAAGAGACGGAGATCAACGAGGAAGGTTCGAAAAGGGATAAAAAAGAAGGTGAAGAATTCGTAGTGGACAATAGTCCCCTCGCAGGCGCAAAACGAGCAACCACACCGGTCCGGCAAGTTGGAACGCCATTGAAAGACAAGACGGAAGGTGAGACTATTGAAGGAATAGCGGAAAAGGACGCTATACCCCTAGGAAGAAAAACAAATAGAAGAATAGAGCGAGGTGAGGGAAATCAATTTTACGTCGAAGAGCTGAGAAGTAAAGAATATATGATTACAATGGTGTTGGGGAGGGAGTGTACAAGCaagtttaaaagaaataatatagtTAAGATCTATAAAATACTTGGATCTCGGTCACGCTTCCTTCGGGGGCTTAAAATGGTGGGTTTTAATAAAGCGGAAATTACTTTTAGCGACATGGCGGCCGCGAACGCCATCCTCAAAATGGCGGAGCAGGAGGGAGCAGGTTTCGAGGCCTTCCTCCCAGAACGGAAGAAAACGAGGAAAGGTGTAATTACTGAATGGGAGGACTCAATAGAAGATTTAGAGGACTTCATAATGCCTGGGCAAGGCGAGTTTAAATTTgagaggatgaagaagaaggtAGTTAAGGACGGAAAGAGCGTTTGGACTGAGGGGGTTGCGATACTAGTTACTGTGAAAGGGGACCGATTGCCAACGGACTTGAAGATTGGTGCGGGTCATGTGGCTCTACGTATTTTCCCATACGTAGAGCAAGTAAAGCAGTGCTATAAGTGCTTCGCTTATGGTCATGTACAAATGCAATGTAGAAGCTTAAAAAAGTGTTTAGTGTGCTTGGGGAGGGAGCATGGTGCGTGTGACAAGACCCCTGTGTGTCTCAACTGTGGAGGCAACCATACGTCCCTTTCGAAGACCTGTTGGATTCATCAGAGGGAGAAACTAATCAGAAAGGTTATGGCATACAAGAACGTTGCATATGCAACAGCCAAGGGGATAGTTGCAAGCCAGTTGGGAGAGAATTGGGATGAAGAGGACTTGGGAAGGGACGCTGGCAGCAGAGACTATCCCATGCTGCCAACGAGAAGAACGGAGTGGTGGGAGGCAAAGGAGGTGCCCATGGAGGACGAGTTGGAACTGTTGAAGGAAGCAAAGAAGAAGGTGGAAGGAGATAGGGTTGGAATAAGAAGATGGGAAAGCTTCTCTGAGAATATGAGAAGAAAACAGGCAGGAGGAAGAAGCAGGGGAAGAGGAAGACTAAGGCTGGAAGAGTATGCCGTTGAGGACAGATCGCCCCGCACACAAGGGGTAACAATAAATGTGGCAAATAGATTTGATTCCCTACAACAGGAAGAGGTGGAGACTGGCCAGAAGGAAGCGGAGTATGTGTTTGGGGAGGGGCTCCCGGTAGAACGCGCCATCAAGAGGATGAGTAAGATGGAGCAACGTGCCCAAGAAAGGATTATTGGGCAACTAGAAAAGAAAAGGGATGAAGAGTTCCTGTCAGATTTGATGAAGTTAATAAAGGAAAAGGGTTATGAGCAGGAAGTTGAGAGAATGTTAAATGACAATAAAAGAGAGGACCAGAGGACAGAGGATGAGGAATATGCGTATTGGAATACGACCAGGCACAGGCCCAATTGGGATATTCCCATCCCGGAGAAGACAAGGGAGAAGTtgagaagaaggaaagaaaaatatgaagcaCAGAAAGCGGCAAAGGAAGCGCAAGAACAAACACTGGAAGATATAGCTGTCCGAGCCCACCAACAATATGGATGGACTAAAGAAAGAGCAAATCAGGAAGATGACTATAGAAGAGGAAGACTAGAAGACCTCATGATAAGAATAGAGGGGAGAGTGTGTGGAAATAGAGAGACTTTTAATGATGAGTAA
- the LOC143305612 gene encoding uncharacterized protein LOC143305612: MGYRITTPINVMNTEAGIMDLEFRAEVLLERFVMKHRIKGRGVVYEALARTLVVREKEPSEEWDPWAVKKARLNWGRERVLILTDSASALKKLEGFARRTGDNPWIQEIIEEIMILEEEYKGNEGVEQGSRIPGNRLGFAWIPSHVGIEGNGRADMKAGEATNGEEVNRVNEMMGSTRKFKIDKINWDSFVTASGEEARALMENWNAEGWENFNIDDRCRDLTEAIIKIIRKAGGSVTGEGSNKKDVRGKAKPKNVKGQMWWDNDCNEAKKDRRKAVKLFIRTPSQANWINLREVGKRMKKLIEEKKSRAWDDFASSIDCYTSSREAWQKIKQIKNGIGKTGCANLNEKEINSLEEREMGKIFAYDLEGTQDKEGQGELETPVQIREREYVSQGQAGIYDGFEERDLQGVLDSVRASSAPGEDGISYLLLRKLDSGMKKCLLKLYNWIWENSCIPQMWKRVIIKFLEKPGKKALRPISLINCMSKILERLVKERLCEWVGKEGIVDHRQSGFMKGRSTMDNLVALVTDIKAGFKARKETVAAFMDVKSAYDLVNHNKLKALLKERNCPERVAGFIVNWLKDRSATCVRKFLEGVNGLIKRGLPQGSVLSPLLYNIYTAEICKGMERWGVRVLLYADDIVVYITGEDIDELREKLEGAVGALLENLKELGLGLAEGKSKVVVFSKARDRNRGFGEFRVGEERLEGEAQAPFLGITLDRALSFSKHIELVSNKVRKKLDILRFITGIKKGVKPSTMLIFFKGLIRSVIEYGLFLFFWENERALNKIMRLHNAGVRIAMGYRITTPINVMNTEAGIMDLESRAEALLERFVMKHRIKGRGVVYEALARTLVVREEDPSEEWDPWVRAWRKAEGVAERVMNNNTGREVLNKRRDFVEGGGITVEWEVGKRRKEEDYPDEQLIKEIKDKIWPRCDNKGVIEIYTDGSKRGLTEVVGAGVVTKGTSGEWSEESWSLNRVTSVFSAETFALLQAVKKARLNWGRERVLILTDSASALKKLEGFPRRTGDNPWIQEIIEEIMILEEEYKGNEGVGQGSRSPGNRLGFAWIPSHVGIEGNERADMKAGEATNGEEVFEYGVVERDVMRYIMEGAWVRNHERAKRKGEVKGAKYFSIENNNAGARKPWFDSIKGMNRGDLVRLSRIRANHFNLGESLFRKNLVKEKGCICGAELESIEHVVWECDRFIESREELNNFLIAKGYNEGADVQEMLIGGNLGVLKRISRFLDKLGKVI, encoded by the exons ATGGGGTACAGAATAACTACCCCCATAAATGTAATGAATACAGAAGCTGGGATAATGGACCTAGAATTCAGAGCGGAAGTACTGCTAGAAAGATTTGTAATGAAGCATAGAATTAAAGGCAGGGGGGTGGTATATGAGGCCTTGGCAAGAACCCTAGTGGTGAGGGAGAAAGAGCCCTCGGAGGAGTGGGATCCATGG GCGGTTAAGAAGGCGAGGCTAAATTGGGGAAGGGAAAGAGTTCTCATTCTGACGGACTCGGCGAGCGCCCTTAAAAAACTGGAAGGTTTCGCCAGAAGGACGGGGGATAATCCCTGGATCCAAGAAATCATAGAAGAAATCATGATTCTGGAAGAAGAATATAAAGGAAATGAAGGGGTTGAGCAGGGGAGTAGAATACCAGGTAACAGACTAGGTTTTGCCTGGATCCCCAGTCATGTGGGTATTGAGGGAAATGGAAGGGCGGATATGAAAGCGGGGGAGGCGACAAATGGGGAGGAAGTAAATAGAGTCAATGAAATGATGGGGTCGACTAGAAAGtttaaaatagataaaataaattgGGATTCGTTTGTAACAGCATCAGGGGAGGAAGCGAGGGCTTTAATGGAAAATTGGAATGCAGAGGGATGGGAGAACTTTAATATAGATGATAGATGTAGGGACCTCACGGAGGCAATAATTAAGATTATTAGGAAAGCGGGTGGTTCTGTAACAGGTGAGGGTTCTAATAAAAAAGATGTAAGAGGGAAAGCAAAACCAAAAAATGTTAAGGGGCAGATGTGGTGGGACAACGATTGCAATGAAGCTaagaaagatagaagaaaaGCTGTAAAACTCTTTATTAGAACACCGAGTCAGGCTAATTGGATCAATTTGAGGGAGGtaggaaaaagaatgaaaaaacttATAGAGGAAAAGAAATCTAGAGCTTGGGATGATTTTGCATCTTCAATCGATTGTTACACTAGTTCCAGGGAGGCCTGGCAAAAGATTAAACAAATTAAGAATGGCATTGGAAAAACAGGGTGCGCCAAccttaatgaaaaagaaataaattcgcTGGAGGAACGAGAGATGGGAAAAATATTTGCCTATGACTTAGAGGGGACTCAAGATAAAGAGGGGCAGGGGGAGTTGGAAACCCCTGTTCAGATCCGAGAGAGGGAGTATGTTAGCCAGGGACAAGCTGGTATATATGATGGCTTCGAAGAAAGGGACTTGCAGGGGGTTCTGGATTCAGTTAGGGCATCCTCCGCTCCAGGGGAAGACGGAATTTCATACCTCCTGCTAAGAAAGTTAGATAGTGGAATGAAGAAGTGCCTACTGAAACTTTATAACTGGATCTGGGAGAATAGCTGTATCCCACAAATGTGGAAAAgagtaattataaaattcttgGAAAAGCCCGGGAAAAAGGCCTTGAGACCTATCTCCCTGATTAACTGTATGAGTAAAATTTTAGAAAGATTGGTAAAAGAAAGATTGTGTGAATGGGTAGGCAAAGAGGGGATAGTAGACCACCGGCAGAGTGGTTTCATGAAAGGACGGTCCACTATGGATAACCTGGTGGCCTTGGTCACAGATATTAAGGCAGGTTTCAAAGCCAGAAAAGAAACCGTGGCAGCATTTATGGATGTAAAATCGGCATACGATTTAGTTAACCACAATAAACTGAAAGCACTCCTAAAGGAGAGGAACTGCCCGGAAAGGGTGGCGGGCTTCATCGTAAATTGGCTGAAGGATAGATCAGCGACCTGTGTTCGAAAATTCCTAGAAGGGGTTAATGGTCTAATTAAGAGGGGGCTGCCACAGGGCTCGGTTCTAAGCCCActgttatataatatatacacggCGGAAATTTGCAAAGGGATGGAGAGGTGGGGGGTGAGGGTCCTGCTATATGCGGATGATATTGTGGTCTATATTACGGGAGAGGACATAGACGAATTAAGGGAAAAGCTAGAGGGGGCGGTGGGGGCGTTGTTGGAGAATCTTAAGGAGCTGGGGCTAGGTTTGGCAGAAGGCAAATCCAAGGTGGTAGTCTTCTCCAAGGCAAGAGATAGAAATAGGGGGTTCGGAGAGTTTAGAGTAGGAGAAGAACGTTTGGAGGGGGAAGCacaggcccctttcttgggaATTACCCTGGACAGGGCCCTCAGCTTCAGCAAACATATAGAACTGGTCTCGAATAAAGTTAGAAAAAAATTGGACATTTTGAGATTCATTACGGGAATTAAGAAGGGTGTCAAACCAAGTACAATGCTGATTTTCTTTAAAGGGTTGATTAGATCTGTGATCGAGTATGgcctgtttcttttcttttgggaAAATGAAAGAGCATTGAATAAGATTATGAGGTTACATAACGCGGGGGTCCGTATAGCTATGGGGTATAGAATAACCACCCCTATAAATGTAATGAACACGGAAGCTGGGATAATGGACCTGGAATCCAGAGCGGAAGCATTGCTAGAAAGATTTGTGATGAAACATAGAATTAAAGGTAGGGGGGTGGTTTACGAGGCTTTAGCGAGAACCCTAGTGGTGAGAGAGGAAGATCCTTCGGAGGAGTGGGATCCGTGGGTGAGGGCATGGCGTAAAGCAGAGGGGGTAGCAGAAAGAGTTATGAATAATAATACTGGAAGGGAAGTATTAAATAAAAGGCGCGATTTTGTAGAGGGGGGTGGAATAACTGTGGAGTGGGAAGTGGGTAAGCGCAGAAAGGAGGAAGATTACCCAGACGAGCAATTGATTAAGGAAATCAAGGATAAAATCTGGCCGAGGTGCGACAATAAGGGGGTAATAGAAATTTACACCGATGGATCTAAAAGAGGTTTGACAGAGGTGGTAGGCGCGGGAGTAGTAACGAAGGGAACATCGGGCGAATGGTCGGAGGAATCGTGGTCATTAAATAGAGTCACGTCGGTTTTTTCGGCGGAAACTTTTGCTTTATTACAGGCGGTTAAGAAGGCGAGGCTAAATTGGGGAAGGGAAAGAGTTCTCATTCTGACGGACTCGGCGAGCGCCCTTAAAAAACTGGAAGGTTTTCCTAGAAGGACGGGGGACAATCCCTGGATCCAAGAAATTATAGAAGAAATTATGATTCTGGAGGAAGAATATAAAGGAAATGAAGGGGTTGGGCAGGGGAGTAGATCACCAGGTAATAGACTAGGTTTCGCTTGGATTCCCAGCCATGTGGGTATCGAGGGTAATGAAAGGGCGGATATGAAAGCGGGGGAGGCGACAAATGGGGAGGAGGTGTTTGAATATGGGGTGGTGGAAAGGGATGTGATGAGATATATAATGGAGGGTGCATGGGTCAGAAACCATGAGAGGGCAAAAAGAAAGGGTGAAGTTAAAGGGGCAAAATATTTCTCAATTGAGAATAATAATGCGGGGGCAAGGAAACCATGGTTCGATAGCATAAAAGGAATGAATAGGGGAGATTTAGTGAGATTGAGTAGAATTAGAGCGAACCATTTTAACCTGGGGGAATCGCTATTTAGGAAAAATTTGGTAAAAGAGAAAGGTTGTATTTGTGGGGCGGAATTAGAATCCATTGAGCACGTAGTGTGGGAATGTGATAGATTCATAGAAAGTAGAGAAGAGCTTAATAACTTCTTAATTGCAAAGGGATATAATGAAGGGGCGGATGTTCAGGAAATGTTGATAGGAGGAAACTTGGGGGTTCTTAAACGCATCTCCAGGTTCCTAGACAAACTGGGGAAAGTCATTTAA